The following proteins are co-located in the Lepisosteus oculatus isolate fLepOcu1 chromosome 9, fLepOcu1.hap2, whole genome shotgun sequence genome:
- the kcnj2a gene encoding inward rectifier potassium channel 2a, with protein MGSVRANRYSIVSSEEDGMKLATMAVPNGYGNGKGKVHTRHQSHSRFVKKDGHCNVQFINVSEKGQRYLADIFTTCVDIRWRWMLVIFCLAFILSWLFFGCVFWLVALFYGDLDNNTQKCVSNVSSFTAAFLFSIETQTTIGYGFRYVTDECPVAVFMVVFQSIVGCIIDAFIIGAVMAKMAKPKKRNETLVFSHNATVAMRDNKLCLMWRVGNLRKSHLVEAHVRAQLLKSRTTAEGEYIPLDQMDIDVGFDSGIDRIFLVSPITIVHEIDEDSPFYDMSKQDLETSEFEIVVILEGMVEATAMTTQCRSSYLAGEILWGHRFEPVLFEEKNYYKVDYSRFHKTYEVPSTPLCSARDLAEKKYMLPTSNSFCYENEVALLSKEEMEDIGGSLGPEGTNTDTISETDHNQATMPLEPRPLRRESEI; from the coding sequence ATGGGAAGCGTGCGAGCCAACCGCTACAGCATCGTGTCGTCTGAAGAAGACGGGATGAAGCTGGCCACCATGGCCGTGCCCAACGGCTATGGAAACGGCAAGGGCAAAGTTCACACGCGGCACCAGAGCCACAGCCGCTTCGTCAAGAAAGACGGCCACTGCAACGTGCAGTTCATCAACGTGAGCGAGAAGGGCCAGCGGTACCTCGCTGACATCTTCACAACCTGCGTTGACATCCGCTGGCGCTGGATGCTGGTCATCTTCTGCCTTGCCTTCATTCTTTCCTGGCTCTTCTTTGGCTGTGTCTTCTGGCTAGTGGCTCTGTTCTACGGCGACCTGGACAATAACACTCAGAAATGTGTCTCCAACGTAAGCAGCTTCACAGCGGCTTTCCTCTTCTCCATCGAAACGCAAACAACAATAGGGTATGGTTTCCGTTACGTAACAGACGAGTGCCCTGTTGCCGTCTTCATGGTGGTCTTTCAAAGCATAGTGGGCTGCATCATTGACGCCTTCATTATCGGAGCCGTCATGGCCAAGATGGCCAAACCCAAGAAAAGGAATGAGACCCTAGTCTTCAGCCACAATGCCACTGTAGCCATGCGGGACAATAAACTGTGCTTGATGTGGCGTGTGGGCAACTTGAGGAAAAGCCACCTGGTTGAGGCGCATGTGAGAGCACAGCTTCTTAAGTCCAGGACCACAGCTGAGGGGGAATATATCCCCCTTGACCAGATGGACATTGATGTAGGCTTTGATAGTGGCATTGACCGCATTTTCCTGGTGTCACCCATCACCATTGTCCACGAGATTGATGAGGACAGCCCCTTCTATGACATGAGCAAGCAGGACCTCGAGACCTCTGAATTCGAGATTGTAGTCATCCTGGAAGGCATGGTAGAAGCCACAGCCATGACCACTCAGTGTCGCAGCTCCTACCTGGCGGGAGAGATCCTCTGGGGTCACCGCTTTGAGCCAGTTCTCTTTGAAGAGAAGAACTACTACAAAGTAGACTACTCACGCTTCCACAAAACCTATGAGGTTCCCAGCACACCTCTTTGCAGTGCCAGGGACCTTGCCGAGAAGAAATACATGCTACCCACTTCCAACTCCTTTTGTTATGAAAATGAGGTGGCACTCCTGAGTAAAGAGGAGATGGAGGACATCGGAGGCAGTTTAGGGCCTGAAGGCACCAACACTGACACAATCTCAGAAACAGACCACAATCAGGCCACTATGCCTCTAGAGCCCAGACCTCTGAGACGTGAATCAGAAATATGA
- the kcnj16a gene encoding inward rectifier potassium channel 16, with the protein MNAEVALYTTILNPEATTHFSKKMEKGWECKKRRYVQKDGNCNVVFRSLPGQWGLYVTDIFTTLVEIRWRIMFLIFSLSYILSWLFFGISFWLIAIQHGDTQDLENSPCVDNVRSFTAAFLFSLETQTTIGYGFRGMTEECMVAIILVTVQDVLSCFIDTFIIGIAVAKMASARKRAQTVGFSDSAVINMRDGQLCLMWRIGDFRQNHMVEGTARAQIIRHTVHPSGKVSVSYRDLDLCHNEIILATPTLIIHKIGPSSPLYRLNMQDLQTENFELVVTFTYTGDSTGILHQTRTSYTPAEIRWGHNFCNMLRVKEKYYKVDYSLFHQTTKANTPEISSEENELKKQRQSVPQQSSVHDPTSSASTVVLRNQPHEENMNPLLINNHLPNSNIQQADQEDQL; encoded by the coding sequence ATGAACGCCGAGGTGGCTCTGTATACTACTATACTAAACCCAGAGGCCACCACGCACTTCAGTAAGAAGATGGAGAAAGGATGGGAGTGCAAGAAGAGGCGCTATGTGCAAAAGGATGGCAACTGCAATGTTGTCTTCCGAAGCCTTCCTGGGCAGTGGGGTCTCTACGTGACTGACATCTTCACCACTCTCGTGGAAATCCGATGGCGCATCATGTTCCTGATCTTTTCACTCTCCTACATTTTATCCTGGCTCTTTTTTGGCATTTCGTTCTGGCTGATCGCCATACAGCACGGAGACACGCAGGATCTAGAGAACAGCCCATGCGTTGACAACGTCCGCAGCTTCACAGCAGCGTTCCTCTTCTCGCTGGAGACCCAGACCACCATTGGCTACGGCTTCCGAGGCATGACAGAGGAGTGCATGGTGGCCATCATCCTCGTGACAGTGCAGGATGTCCTCAGCTGCTTCATCGACACCTTCATAATCGGGATAGCTGTGGCCAAGATGGCTTCTGCTCGGAAGAGGGCGCAGACTGTTGGCTTCAGCGATTCTGCCGTGATCAACATGAGGGATGGGCAGCTATGTCTCATGTGGCGCATTGGGGATTTCCGCCAGAACCACATGGTAGAAGGTACTGCAAGGGCCCAGATAATCCGTCACACAGTGCACCCATCTGGCAAAGTAAGTGTATCCTACAGGGATCTCGACCTTTGCCACAATGAAATCATCCTGGCCACACCAACATTGATAATTCACAAGATTGGGCCGAGCAGTCCCCTCTACAGGCTGAACATGCAGGATCTGCAGACAGAAAACTTTGAGCTGGTGGTCACCTTTACCTATACTGGGGACTCCACAGGCATCTTACATCAGACTCGCACCTCCTACACACCTGCAGAGATCCGCTGGGGCCACAATTTCTGCAACATGCTGAGAGTGAAGGAGAAATACTACAAGGTGGACTACTCTCTTTTCCACCAAACCACTAAAGCGAACACTCCGGAGATCAGCTCAGAGGAAAATGAACTCAAAAAGCAAAGACAGTCAGTTCCACAGCAAAGCTCGGTGCATGATCCCACATCTAGTGCCAGCACTGTGGTTCTCAGAAATCAGCCACATGAGGAGAATATGAACCCATTACTAATAAACAACCACCTTCCAAACAGCAATATACAGCAGGCAGATCAGGAAGACCAGCTGTAG